One stretch of Astatotilapia calliptera chromosome 3, fAstCal1.2, whole genome shotgun sequence DNA includes these proteins:
- the msantd1 gene encoding myb/SANT-like DNA-binding domain-containing protein 1 has product MASEDGFSYLMPGHSEKHRRAPNWTDGEMKALLYVWEEHHNELKMSKRNAKVYEKMSQRFFQLTGEQRFKEEIKMKITNMSFQYRRLKATVGEGSEAPDWPYYKAIEKILSKPLENGRVNSLEFQASAAGPSTSSQSTDNLVPQSDEGLMGFLPEYTGSSDEMEIKQELDSLSSDSEHTQGSSSHPISARKRKASKHLSLKRKKLRVLQAMLQQQKKSSRAMEETCREVRRAVHQQNLLQVQCLQLQERMMNLLEKMIQLPATASATWGQSGVKDPGKP; this is encoded by the exons atggcatcaGAGGATGGTTTCAGCTACCTGATGCCAGGCCACAGTGAGAAACACAGACGGGCCCCGAACTGGACCGATGGCGAAATGAAAGCCCTCCTGTACGTGTGGGAGGAACACCACAACGAGCTGAAAATGAGCAAGAGGAACGCTAAGGTTTACGAGAAGATGTCCCAGAGGTTCTTTCAGCTGACAGGAGAGCAGCGCTTCAAGGAAGAAATCAAGATGAAAATCACCAATATGTCTTTTCAGTACAG GCGACTGAAAGCTACAGTTGGCGAAGGCAGCGAGGCGCCGGATTGGCCGTACTACAAGGCCATAGAGAAGATCCTCTCCAAGCCGCTGGAGAACGGCAGGGTGAACTCTTTGGAGTTTCAGGCCTCTGCAGCGGGTCCCTCCACTTCCTCCCAGTCGACAGACAACCTGGTGCCACAGTCAGACGAGGGGCTGATGGGATTCCTGCCAGAGTACACAGGCTCCTCGGACGAGATGGAGATCAAACAAGAGCTGGACTCGCTGAGCTCTGATAGTGAGCACACACAGGGCTCCAG CTCACATCCTATCTCGGCCAGGAAGAGGAAGGCCAGCAAGCACCTGTCCTTGAAGCGGAAGAAACTGCGAGTCTTGCAGGCTATGCTGCAGCAACAGAAGAAGTCGAGCCGGGCCATGGAGGAGACGTGCAGGGAGGTGCGTCGAGCCGTGCACCAACAGAACCTCCTCCAGGTCCAGTGCCTGCAGCTGCAGGAGCGCATGATGAACCTCCTGGAGAAGATGATCCAGCTTCCCGCCACTGCATCAGCCACATGGGGTCAGAGCGGTGTGAAGGATCCGGGAAAACCATAA